In a genomic window of Variovorax paradoxus:
- the tehA gene encoding dicarboxylate transporter/tellurite-resistance protein TehA yields the protein MTSDLVPAAPTAAPAPAASARGPVPVSFFSIAVGLLALAAAWRVATPLWHLPPEAAQALTWAGIAVWLVLLALYAAKWLRHPDEARAELEHPVQSSFAALGPVASMLAAVALLPYARPVALAVFALAVTAQLALGLRLYGRTWQGGRAPASVTPAIYLPAVAQNFVAGTAAAAFGWPQLGLLFFGAGLFSWLALESLILHRAATQEPLPEAQRPLLGIQLAPAVVGGGTWLAVNGGVPDLFAQILLGYGLYQALLLLRLLPWISRQSFTPGYWAFSFGVGALPTLAMRLVAAGATGPVRWLAPLLFVAANAIVGLLVARTVALLVRGRLLPVATPSR from the coding sequence ATGACTTCCGATCTCGTCCCCGCCGCTCCCACCGCCGCACCCGCACCCGCGGCATCGGCCCGCGGCCCCGTTCCCGTCTCCTTCTTCAGCATCGCCGTCGGCCTGCTCGCGCTGGCCGCGGCCTGGCGCGTGGCGACGCCGCTGTGGCACCTGCCACCCGAGGCCGCGCAGGCCCTGACCTGGGCCGGCATCGCCGTCTGGCTGGTGCTGCTGGCGCTCTATGCCGCCAAGTGGCTGCGCCATCCCGACGAGGCGCGCGCCGAGCTCGAGCACCCGGTGCAGTCGTCGTTCGCGGCACTGGGCCCGGTGGCCAGCATGCTGGCGGCGGTCGCGCTGCTGCCCTACGCCCGCCCGGTGGCGCTGGCCGTGTTCGCGCTCGCCGTCACGGCGCAGCTCGCGCTCGGCCTGCGGCTCTATGGCCGCACCTGGCAGGGCGGCCGCGCGCCGGCCTCGGTCACGCCCGCGATCTACCTGCCGGCCGTGGCGCAGAACTTCGTCGCCGGCACCGCGGCCGCGGCCTTCGGCTGGCCGCAGCTGGGCCTGCTGTTCTTCGGCGCGGGGCTGTTCTCGTGGCTCGCGCTCGAATCGCTGATCCTGCACCGCGCCGCCACGCAGGAGCCGCTGCCCGAGGCGCAGCGCCCGCTGCTGGGCATCCAGCTCGCGCCGGCCGTGGTCGGCGGCGGCACCTGGCTCGCGGTCAACGGCGGCGTGCCCGACCTGTTCGCGCAGATCCTGCTGGGCTACGGCCTCTACCAGGCCCTGCTGCTGCTGCGCCTGCTGCCGTGGATCTCGCGCCAGTCGTTCACGCCCGGCTACTGGGCCTTCAGCTTCGGCGTGGGCGCGCTGCCGACGCTCGCGATGCGGCTGGTGGCGGCCGGCGCCACCGGGCCGGTGCGCTGGCTCGCGCCGCTCTTGTTCGTGGCCGCCAACGCGATCGTCGGGCTGCTCGTGGCGCGCACCGTGGCGCTGCTGGTGCGCGGCCGGTTGCTGCCGGTTGCAACACCTTCGCGCTGA
- a CDS encoding VUT family protein produces the protein MAIGAMALVVLASNILVQFAINDWLTWGAFTYPVAYLVSDLVNRRFGPGMARRVAWIGFAVAVVVSLLLAPARIALASGSAFIASQLLDIRVFDRLRRGLWWRAPLVATVVAAVLDSIVFWGIAFAGTDGPWLTWALGDLGVKLAVGVFMLLPFRLLIGRQAMHPALR, from the coding sequence CTGGCCATCGGCGCGATGGCGCTGGTGGTGCTCGCCTCCAACATCCTGGTGCAGTTCGCGATCAACGACTGGCTGACCTGGGGTGCCTTCACCTACCCGGTCGCCTACCTCGTGAGCGACCTCGTCAACCGGCGCTTCGGCCCCGGCATGGCGCGCCGCGTGGCCTGGATCGGCTTCGCGGTGGCTGTGGTGGTGTCGCTGCTGCTCGCGCCGGCGCGCATCGCGCTGGCCTCGGGCAGCGCCTTCATCGCCTCGCAGCTGCTCGACATCCGCGTCTTCGACCGCCTGCGCCGCGGCCTCTGGTGGCGCGCGCCGCTGGTGGCCACCGTGGTCGCGGCGGTGCTCGACAGCATCGTGTTCTGGGGCATCGCCTTCGCGGGCACCGACGGCCCCTGGCTCACCTGGGCGCTCGGCGACCTCGGCGTGAAGCTGGCGGTCGGCGTGTTCATGCTGCTGCCGTTCCGCCTGCTGATCGGCCGCCAGGCGATGCACCCGGCCCTGCGCTGA
- the htpX gene encoding protease HtpX has protein sequence MKRILLFVLTNVMVVAVLGVVASLLGVNRFLTANGLNLTALLGFALIMGFGGAIISLLISKPMAKWTAGLQMIDNPQTPDEAWIVGTVRKFADKAGIGMPEVGIFEGEPNAFATGAFKNSSLVAVSTGLLQNMTREEVEAVIGHEVAHIANGDMVTMTLIQGVMNTFVVFLSRVIGYAVDSFLRRGDDRSSGPGIGYYVSTIVLDIVLGFAAAIVVAWFSRQREFRADAGAAALMGNRQPMVNALARLGGLPAGELPKAVEAMGITGAMGKLFATHPPIEERIAALQNAR, from the coding sequence TTGAAACGTATCCTTCTGTTCGTTTTGACCAATGTGATGGTCGTCGCGGTGCTCGGCGTGGTCGCCAGCCTGCTCGGCGTCAATCGCTTCCTCACGGCCAACGGGCTGAACCTCACGGCGCTGCTCGGCTTCGCGCTGATCATGGGCTTCGGCGGCGCGATCATCTCGCTGCTCATCAGCAAGCCCATGGCCAAGTGGACCGCCGGCCTGCAGATGATCGACAACCCCCAGACGCCCGACGAGGCCTGGATCGTCGGCACGGTGCGCAAGTTCGCCGACAAGGCCGGCATCGGCATGCCCGAGGTCGGCATCTTCGAGGGCGAGCCCAATGCCTTCGCGACCGGCGCGTTCAAGAACTCCTCGCTGGTGGCGGTGTCCACCGGCCTGCTGCAGAACATGACGCGCGAGGAGGTCGAGGCCGTGATCGGCCACGAGGTGGCCCACATCGCCAACGGCGACATGGTCACGATGACGCTGATCCAGGGCGTGATGAACACCTTCGTCGTGTTCCTCTCGCGCGTGATCGGCTACGCGGTCGACAGCTTCCTGCGCCGCGGCGACGACCGTTCCTCGGGCCCCGGCATCGGCTACTACGTGAGCACCATCGTGCTCGACATCGTGCTGGGCTTCGCCGCCGCGATCGTGGTGGCCTGGTTCTCGCGCCAGCGCGAGTTCCGCGCCGACGCCGGCGCCGCCGCGCTGATGGGCAACCGCCAGCCGATGGTCAACGCGCTCGCGCGCCTGGGCGGCCTGCCGGCCGGCGAACTGCCGAAGGCGGTCGAGGCCATGGGCATCACCGGCGCCATGGGCAAGCTGTTCGCCACCCATCCGCCGATCGAGGAGCGCATCGCCGCGCTGCAGAACGCGCGCTGA
- the cysK gene encoding cysteine synthase A — translation MKAQNILQTIGNTPHVRIQRLFGNAKQQVWVKAERANPGGSIKDRIALAMVEDAEKSGALKPGGTIVEPTSGNTGIGLAMVAAVKGYKLILVMPDSMSVERRRLMLAYGATFDLTPRAGGMKASIARAEEIVAGTPGAWMPQQFNNPANVEVHVRTTAEEIAADFPEGIDVLITGVGTGGHITGVARVLKKKWPKLQVFAVEPVASPVISGGQPAPHPIQGIGAGFIPKNLDTALLDGVLQVDAEPAREMARRCATEEGMLVGISSGATLAAIAQKLPSLPENAVVLGFNYDTGERYLSVEGFLPA, via the coding sequence ATGAAGGCCCAGAACATCCTCCAGACCATCGGCAACACGCCGCACGTGCGCATCCAGCGCCTGTTCGGCAACGCGAAGCAGCAGGTCTGGGTCAAGGCCGAGCGCGCCAACCCCGGCGGCTCGATCAAGGACCGCATCGCGCTGGCGATGGTGGAGGACGCCGAGAAGAGCGGCGCGCTCAAGCCCGGCGGCACCATCGTCGAGCCCACCTCGGGCAACACCGGCATCGGCCTGGCGATGGTCGCGGCCGTCAAGGGCTACAAGCTGATCCTGGTGATGCCCGACAGCATGTCGGTGGAGCGCCGCCGGCTGATGCTGGCCTACGGCGCCACCTTCGACCTGACGCCGCGCGCGGGCGGCATGAAGGCCTCGATCGCGCGCGCCGAGGAGATCGTGGCGGGCACGCCCGGCGCCTGGATGCCGCAGCAGTTCAACAACCCGGCCAACGTCGAGGTGCACGTGCGCACCACGGCCGAGGAGATCGCCGCCGACTTCCCCGAGGGCATCGACGTGCTGATCACCGGCGTGGGCACCGGCGGCCACATCACCGGCGTGGCGCGCGTGCTCAAGAAGAAGTGGCCGAAGCTGCAGGTGTTCGCGGTCGAGCCCGTGGCCTCGCCCGTGATCTCGGGCGGCCAGCCCGCGCCGCACCCGATCCAGGGCATCGGCGCCGGCTTCATCCCGAAGAACCTCGACACCGCGCTGCTCGACGGCGTGCTGCAGGTCGATGCCGAACCCGCGCGCGAGATGGCGCGTCGCTGCGCCACCGAGGAAGGCATGCTGGTGGGCATCTCCTCGGGCGCCACGCTGGCGGCCATCGCGCAGAAGCTGCCCTCGCTGCCCGAGAACGCGGTGGTGCTGGGCTTCAACTACGACACGGGCGAGCGCTACCTGTCGGTCGAAGGCTTCCTGCCCGCCTGA
- a CDS encoding DMT family transporter — protein MWPYAFPLLAVVIWSGNTVVSKMAAGTIAPAEISFYRWLLAALLFTPLALRPVLRNWRAIRPQLGRIAVLGLLGMVVYQSLAYYAAYLTTATHMGIIGSLTPMMVLALSILLLGQRLTAGAVAGSLVSIAGVAVVVSSGDLGTLLKSGANMGDGLMLLAMLAYAVYVILLKRWGMKEVPALQLLYLQIVCAVIVLLPLYLLTPRMGLSAANLPLIGFAGLGASMLAPLVWMHTVAHIGPSRASMFFNLIPLFTALIAAAVIGESLAAYHAVGGVLTVAGVLLAELWKAPLRRPMLAGS, from the coding sequence ATGTGGCCCTATGCCTTCCCCCTGCTCGCCGTCGTCATCTGGTCGGGCAACACCGTCGTCAGCAAGATGGCGGCCGGCACCATCGCGCCGGCCGAGATCAGCTTCTACCGCTGGCTGCTCGCAGCCCTGCTGTTCACGCCGCTGGCGCTGCGCCCGGTGCTGCGCAACTGGCGCGCGATCCGCCCGCAGCTGGGCCGCATCGCGGTGCTCGGCCTGCTGGGCATGGTGGTCTACCAGAGCCTCGCCTACTACGCGGCCTACCTGACCACGGCCACGCACATGGGGATCATCGGCTCGCTCACGCCGATGATGGTGCTGGCGCTGTCGATCCTGCTGCTGGGCCAGCGGCTCACGGCCGGCGCGGTGGCGGGCTCGCTGGTGTCGATCGCGGGCGTGGCGGTGGTGGTGTCGTCGGGCGACCTCGGCACGCTGCTCAAGAGCGGCGCCAACATGGGCGACGGCCTGATGCTGCTGGCGATGCTGGCCTATGCGGTCTACGTGATCCTGCTCAAGCGCTGGGGCATGAAGGAAGTGCCCGCGCTGCAGCTGCTCTACCTGCAGATCGTGTGCGCGGTGATCGTGCTGCTGCCGCTGTACCTGCTGACGCCGCGCATGGGCCTGTCGGCCGCCAACCTGCCGCTGATCGGCTTCGCGGGCCTCGGCGCCTCGATGCTCGCGCCGCTGGTGTGGATGCACACGGTGGCCCACATCGGACCGAGCCGCGCGAGCATGTTCTTCAACCTGATCCCGCTGTTCACCGCGCTGATCGCGGCGGCGGTGATCGGCGAATCGCTCGCGGCCTATCACGCGGTCGGCGGCGTGCTGACGGTGGCCGGCGTGCTGCTGGCCGAGCTGTGGAAGGCGCCGCTGCGGCGCCCGATGCTGGCCGGGTCCTGA
- a CDS encoding Fertility inhibition FinO, translating to MTDAPTTAPKTNSRNKPRGPRPDLASQLQQLRGGADAAQEPGAEAAPAAGARPEGQAQRDNNPRRKPQRPQRGQGPRGPQGAAPQGQPQAQQQQPARPPRKASPVLERLFELYPQLFGARFVPLKLGVYEDLLARHPEDFKTEDLKVAMGQHARSTRYLESVAAGHPRHDLDGNALDPVAPEHVHHAILELHRRRSQRTEDDLRPQLVTRIARAIESSGLEREAYAVLVRSRDEKANAVVDEALAELAAQAAKREALLRAFEASGRGEQEFADMYGMKPGEVTRTLQRARKEREAPVAAPAPVVAAEAETVAAPEATPEAAAPASEVAPSAD from the coding sequence ATGACCGACGCCCCCACCACCGCCCCGAAGACGAATTCGCGCAACAAGCCGCGCGGCCCCCGCCCGGACCTGGCTTCCCAGCTGCAGCAACTGCGCGGCGGTGCCGACGCCGCGCAGGAGCCCGGCGCCGAAGCCGCGCCCGCGGCCGGTGCCCGCCCCGAGGGCCAGGCGCAGCGCGACAACAACCCGCGCCGCAAGCCCCAGCGGCCGCAGCGCGGCCAGGGCCCGCGCGGCCCGCAGGGCGCCGCGCCGCAAGGCCAGCCGCAGGCCCAGCAGCAGCAACCGGCGCGCCCGCCGCGCAAGGCCAGCCCGGTGCTCGAGCGCCTGTTCGAGCTCTACCCGCAGCTGTTCGGCGCGCGCTTCGTGCCGCTGAAGCTCGGCGTCTACGAGGACCTGCTCGCGCGCCATCCCGAGGACTTCAAGACCGAGGACCTCAAGGTCGCGATGGGCCAGCATGCGCGCTCCACGCGCTACCTCGAGAGCGTGGCCGCCGGCCATCCGCGCCACGACCTCGACGGCAACGCGCTCGACCCGGTCGCGCCCGAGCATGTGCACCACGCCATCCTCGAGCTGCACCGCCGCCGCTCGCAGCGCACCGAGGACGACCTGCGCCCGCAGCTGGTCACGCGCATCGCGCGCGCGATCGAGAGCTCGGGCCTGGAACGCGAGGCCTATGCTGTGCTCGTGCGTTCGCGCGACGAGAAGGCCAATGCCGTGGTCGACGAGGCGCTCGCCGAACTGGCGGCGCAGGCCGCCAAGCGCGAGGCCCTGCTGCGCGCCTTCGAGGCCAGCGGCCGCGGCGAGCAGGAGTTCGCCGACATGTACGGCATGAAGCCCGGCGAGGTGACGCGCACGCTGCAGCGCGCGCGCAAGGAGCGCGAGGCGCCCGTGGCGGCGCCGGCACCGGTGGTCGCGGCGGAAGCCGAAACCGTGGCAGCACCTGAAGCCACGCCCGAGGCGGCGGCGCCCGCGTCCGAAGTCGCGCCGTCGGCGGACTGA
- a CDS encoding AraC family transcriptional regulator, protein MDALSELVDWLAPRGRMDLRCLFGQDWAAPHEAIGPWRAPFHILMRGRCELWLPASGTLLPLEEGSLVILPHGQAHVLRTAGLASEPGEPQEDMRPIRLRKGELVDLKTNLPRPAKADTDILCGEFEFPGRRRSTLLEALPDPLVIPFGQRPEYGWLQGLVRLMAHEIEQQNAGAQAIVAQLSGTLFTLAVRACLDTRPELSGVLGLMASPRLAGALKAMLDAPQHDWTVASLAERCHLSRATFAREFARRTGTGPLELLTSLRMELASRLLAHGGQDTASVGEAVGYRSEAAFNRAFARHAGLTPGRFRRAAAAG, encoded by the coding sequence ATGGATGCCCTGAGCGAACTCGTCGACTGGCTGGCCCCGCGCGGCCGCATGGACCTGCGCTGCCTGTTCGGCCAGGACTGGGCCGCGCCGCACGAGGCCATCGGCCCGTGGCGCGCGCCCTTCCACATCCTGATGCGCGGGCGCTGCGAGCTGTGGCTGCCGGCCAGCGGCACGCTGCTGCCGCTGGAGGAGGGCAGCCTCGTGATCCTGCCGCACGGCCAGGCGCACGTGCTGCGCACCGCGGGGCTCGCGTCGGAGCCGGGAGAGCCGCAAGAGGACATGCGCCCGATCCGCCTGCGCAAGGGCGAGCTGGTCGACCTCAAGACCAACCTGCCGCGCCCTGCGAAGGCCGACACCGACATCCTCTGCGGCGAGTTCGAGTTCCCGGGCCGGCGCCGCAGCACGCTGCTCGAGGCGCTGCCCGATCCGCTGGTGATCCCCTTCGGCCAGCGGCCCGAGTACGGCTGGCTGCAGGGCCTGGTGCGGCTGATGGCGCACGAGATCGAGCAGCAGAACGCCGGCGCGCAGGCCATCGTGGCGCAGCTCTCGGGCACGCTGTTCACGCTGGCGGTGCGCGCCTGCCTCGACACCCGGCCCGAGCTCTCGGGCGTGCTGGGACTGATGGCCAGCCCGCGGCTGGCGGGCGCGCTCAAGGCCATGCTCGACGCGCCGCAGCACGACTGGACCGTGGCCTCGCTGGCCGAGCGCTGCCACCTCTCGCGCGCCACCTTCGCGCGCGAGTTCGCGCGCCGCACGGGCACCGGCCCGCTCGAGCTGCTGACCAGCCTGCGCATGGAACTCGCGTCGCGCCTGCTCGCGCATGGCGGGCAGGACACGGCCTCGGTCGGCGAGGCCGTCGGCTACCGTTCCGAGGCCGCGTTCAACCGCGCCTTCGCGCGCCACGCGGGCCTTACGCCGGGCCGCTTCCGGCGCGCCGCCGCGGCCGGCTGA
- a CDS encoding NAD(P)/FAD-dependent oxidoreductase — protein MLRISELKLPLDHAPEALAALIARTLEVPPEAIASHTVYKRSFDARKAELLTVYICDVALADAKREAALLAQHAGHPHIQSAPDMRHTLPADVPAGASRPVVIGFGPCGIFAALLLAQMGLRPIVLERGKTVRQRTKDTWGLWRKSVLDPESNVQFGEGGAGTFSDGKLYSQIKDPRFLGRKVMEEFVKAGAPPEILYVAHPHIGTFKLVKVVENIREQIVALGGEIRFEQRVTDVRIEDGHLRGLTVLDQATGQSHELRADHVVMALGHSSRDTFAMLHERGVHIEAKPFSIGFRVEHPQGLIDRARWGRHAGHPMLGAADYKLVHHASNGRSVYSFCMCPGGTVVAATSEPGRVVTNGMSQYSRAERNANAGIVVGIDPRDYPEGPLAGIALQRALESNAFVLGGGDYRAPGQLVGDFIAGKPSTQLGEVMPSYKPGVTPTDLHRALPDFAIEAMREAFPAFGRKIKGFDLHDAVLTGVETRTSSPIRITRGEDFQSLNVRGLYPAGEGASYAGGILSAGVDGIKVAEAVARGLRAEAERQRTAAV, from the coding sequence ATGCTGAGAATCTCCGAACTCAAACTTCCGCTCGACCACGCGCCCGAGGCGCTGGCCGCGCTGATCGCCCGCACCCTCGAGGTCCCGCCCGAGGCGATCGCCTCCCACACCGTCTACAAGCGCAGCTTCGATGCGCGCAAGGCCGAGCTGCTGACGGTCTACATCTGCGACGTGGCGCTCGCCGACGCGAAGCGCGAGGCCGCGCTGCTCGCGCAGCACGCCGGCCATCCGCACATCCAGAGCGCGCCCGACATGCGCCACACGCTGCCGGCGGACGTGCCCGCGGGCGCGAGCCGCCCGGTGGTGATCGGCTTCGGCCCCTGCGGCATCTTCGCGGCGCTGCTGCTCGCGCAGATGGGCCTGCGCCCGATCGTGCTGGAGCGCGGCAAGACCGTGCGCCAGCGCACCAAGGACACCTGGGGCCTGTGGCGCAAGAGCGTGCTCGACCCCGAGTCGAACGTGCAGTTCGGCGAGGGCGGCGCCGGCACCTTCTCCGACGGCAAGCTCTACAGCCAGATCAAGGACCCGCGCTTCCTCGGCCGCAAGGTGATGGAGGAGTTCGTGAAGGCCGGCGCGCCGCCCGAGATCCTCTACGTCGCGCATCCGCACATCGGCACCTTCAAGCTGGTGAAGGTGGTGGAGAACATCCGCGAGCAGATCGTGGCGCTCGGCGGCGAGATCCGCTTCGAGCAGCGCGTGACCGACGTGCGCATCGAGGATGGGCACCTGCGCGGCCTCACCGTGCTCGACCAGGCCACGGGCCAGAGCCACGAGCTGCGCGCCGACCACGTCGTGATGGCGCTCGGCCACAGCTCGCGCGACACCTTCGCGATGCTGCACGAGCGCGGCGTGCATATCGAGGCCAAGCCCTTCTCGATCGGCTTTCGCGTCGAGCATCCGCAGGGCCTGATCGACCGCGCGCGCTGGGGCCGCCATGCGGGCCACCCGATGCTGGGCGCGGCCGACTACAAGCTGGTGCACCACGCGAGCAACGGCCGCTCGGTCTACAGCTTCTGCATGTGCCCGGGCGGCACCGTGGTCGCGGCCACCAGCGAGCCGGGCCGCGTGGTCACCAACGGCATGAGCCAGTACTCGCGCGCCGAGCGCAACGCCAACGCGGGCATCGTGGTGGGCATCGACCCGCGCGACTATCCCGAGGGCCCGCTGGCCGGCATCGCGCTGCAGCGCGCGCTCGAGTCCAACGCCTTCGTGCTCGGCGGCGGCGACTACCGTGCGCCGGGCCAGCTGGTGGGCGACTTCATCGCCGGCAAGCCCTCCACCCAGCTCGGCGAGGTGATGCCCTCGTACAAGCCGGGCGTGACGCCGACCGACCTGCACCGCGCGCTGCCCGACTTCGCGATCGAGGCGATGCGCGAGGCCTTCCCGGCCTTCGGCCGCAAGATCAAGGGCTTCGACCTGCACGACGCGGTGCTCACCGGCGTCGAGACGCGCACCTCCTCGCCGATCCGGATCACGCGCGGCGAGGACTTCCAGAGCCTCAACGTGCGCGGCCTGTACCCGGCCGGCGAAGGCGCGAGCTACGCGGGCGGCATCCTGTCGGCCGGCGTGGACGGCATCAAGGTCGCGGAAGCCGTGGCGCGCGGCCTGCGGGCCGAGGCCGAACGGCAGCGCACCGCCGCCGTCTGA
- a CDS encoding helix-turn-helix transcriptional regulator codes for MADRARYLSIQDVEHKAGPFYFNWDEFGADTLAAPHSHSWGHLNYTAHGTMQMEAEGLRFLSPPQYAVWIPPRVVHSCTLRHAVVYRTVYIVPALCAELPAQPCTVRISPIIRSVLADFAARDVNEPVTPADLRLAQVVVDQLARAEVLRCYLPAAASPALVGVLEALQAEPGDHRSLAEWAANVYMTERTLARQCQRELGMSFGDWRQRLRFLRAIDALEAGRTVQEIAFDLGYSTASAFIAMFQREAGTTPEQYRREFCGIA; via the coding sequence ATGGCCGATCGCGCGCGCTACCTGTCGATCCAGGACGTGGAGCACAAGGCCGGCCCGTTCTATTTCAACTGGGACGAGTTCGGCGCCGACACCCTGGCCGCGCCGCACAGCCACAGCTGGGGCCATCTCAACTACACGGCGCACGGCACCATGCAGATGGAGGCCGAGGGCCTGCGCTTCCTCTCGCCGCCGCAGTACGCGGTGTGGATCCCGCCGCGGGTGGTGCACAGCTGCACGCTGCGCCATGCCGTCGTCTACCGCACCGTCTACATCGTGCCCGCGCTGTGCGCCGAGCTGCCCGCGCAGCCCTGCACCGTGCGCATCAGCCCGATCATCCGCAGCGTGCTGGCCGACTTCGCCGCGCGCGATGTGAACGAGCCCGTCACGCCGGCCGACCTGCGGCTCGCGCAGGTGGTGGTCGACCAGCTCGCGCGCGCCGAGGTGCTGCGCTGCTATCTGCCCGCGGCCGCTTCGCCCGCGCTGGTCGGCGTGCTCGAGGCGCTGCAGGCCGAGCCCGGCGACCACCGCTCGCTGGCCGAGTGGGCCGCGAACGTGTACATGACCGAGCGCACGCTCGCGCGCCAGTGCCAGCGCGAACTCGGCATGTCCTTCGGCGACTGGCGCCAGCGGCTGCGCTTCCTGCGCGCCATCGATGCGCTGGAGGCCGGCCGCACGGTGCAGGAGATCGCCTTCGACCTCGGCTACAGCACGGCCTCGGCCTTCATCGCGATGTTCCAGCGCGAGGCGGGCACGACGCCGGAGCAGTACCGGCGGGAGTTCTGCGGCATCGCTTGA
- a CDS encoding winged helix DNA-binding protein, producing MKLGMQFSTLQRGYRAAADKAVAHVGLSQTLAWPVVMIGRMEQGVRQGMLAEALGIEGPSLVRSLDQLVEAGYVERREDPADRRAKTLHLTPAGEAACEPIEAALSLMRAALFEGVSDEDLAACLRVFGVLEERLGRTAPAEGRR from the coding sequence ATGAAGCTCGGCATGCAGTTCTCGACCCTGCAGCGCGGCTACCGCGCCGCGGCCGACAAGGCGGTCGCGCACGTGGGCCTGTCGCAGACCCTGGCCTGGCCGGTGGTGATGATCGGCCGCATGGAGCAGGGCGTGCGCCAGGGCATGCTGGCCGAGGCGCTGGGCATCGAGGGGCCCTCGCTGGTGCGCTCGCTCGACCAGCTCGTGGAGGCCGGCTATGTCGAGCGCCGCGAGGACCCGGCCGACCGCCGCGCCAAGACCCTGCATCTCACGCCCGCGGGCGAGGCCGCCTGCGAACCCATCGAGGCCGCGCTGAGCCTGATGCGCGCCGCGCTGTTCGAGGGCGTGTCCGACGAGGACCTCGCGGCCTGCCTGCGCGTGTTCGGGGTGCTCGAGGAACGGCTGGGCCGCACGGCACCGGCCGAGGGGCGCCGCTAG
- a CDS encoding DUF3025 domain-containing protein, translating to MAGTAAIDWTRPWLAPYRAQGEAAASAMAQGLPVAQALQGAGPPTFVPQHALPAGRAYEAHVFETGTVPTRDNLHDFFNGLVWRAFPQAKRRLNELQATEIERAGVGATRGPLRDALTLFDENGALLEAPPALWRALVARDWPALFGARRGLWAQARLRVFGHALLEKLVAPRKAATAHVLLTQGVDGLDDEALARRLDPAWLATKPFVPLPVLGVPGWWAGNEAPDFYADAQVFRPARAAAESPAAGPG from the coding sequence ATGGCGGGCACGGCCGCGATCGACTGGACCCGTCCCTGGCTCGCGCCCTACCGCGCGCAGGGCGAGGCGGCGGCCAGCGCCATGGCGCAAGGCCTGCCGGTGGCGCAGGCGCTGCAGGGCGCGGGGCCGCCGACCTTCGTGCCGCAGCACGCGCTGCCCGCGGGCCGGGCCTACGAGGCCCACGTCTTCGAGACCGGCACCGTGCCCACGCGCGACAACCTGCACGACTTCTTCAACGGCCTCGTGTGGCGCGCCTTTCCGCAGGCCAAGCGCCGCCTCAACGAACTGCAGGCGACCGAGATCGAGCGCGCCGGCGTCGGCGCCACGCGCGGGCCGCTGCGCGACGCGCTCACGCTGTTCGACGAGAACGGCGCGCTGCTCGAGGCGCCGCCCGCGTTGTGGCGCGCGCTGGTCGCACGCGACTGGCCGGCGCTGTTCGGCGCGCGGCGCGGGCTGTGGGCGCAGGCGCGGCTGCGCGTGTTCGGCCATGCGCTGCTCGAGAAGCTGGTGGCGCCGCGCAAGGCCGCCACGGCGCACGTGCTGCTGACCCAAGGTGTCGATGGACTGGACGACGAGGCGCTCGCGCGTCGCCTCGACCCCGCCTGGCTCGCCACCAAGCCCTTCGTGCCGCTGCCGGTGCTCGGCGTACCGGGCTGGTGGGCCGGCAACGAGGCGCCCGATTTCTATGCCGACGCCCAGGTCTTCCGCCCCGCGAGGGCCGCCGCCGAATCCCCCGCAGCGGGGCCCGGATAG
- a CDS encoding flavin reductase family protein, whose translation MQDDDRFHFYEPALGHGLPHDPFNAIVGPRPIGWISSHDAQGVLNLAPYSFFNGFNYTPPIVGFASITAKDSLRNIRETGEFGWNLATRPLAEPMNQSCAAVPPEVDEFALAGLTPAPSRRIAVPRVAESPVSFECRLTQIVQLQAADGRAIETWLVLGEVVGVHIARHLLREGIYDTAAAQPILRGGGPADYFEIRHDNLFKMFRPR comes from the coding sequence ATGCAGGACGACGACCGCTTCCATTTCTACGAACCCGCACTGGGCCACGGCCTGCCGCACGATCCGTTCAACGCGATCGTCGGCCCGCGGCCCATCGGCTGGATCTCCTCGCACGATGCGCAGGGCGTGCTCAACCTTGCGCCCTACAGCTTCTTCAACGGCTTCAACTACACGCCGCCGATCGTCGGCTTTGCGAGCATCACGGCCAAGGACAGCCTGCGCAACATCCGCGAGACCGGCGAGTTCGGCTGGAACCTCGCCACCCGCCCGCTGGCCGAGCCGATGAACCAGAGCTGCGCCGCGGTGCCGCCCGAGGTCGACGAATTCGCGCTCGCCGGGCTCACGCCCGCGCCCTCGCGCCGCATCGCGGTGCCGCGCGTGGCCGAGAGCCCGGTGTCCTTCGAATGCCGGCTGACGCAGATCGTGCAGCTGCAGGCCGCCGACGGCCGCGCCATCGAGACCTGGCTGGTGCTCGGCGAAGTGGTGGGCGTGCACATCGCGCGCCACCTGCTGCGCGAAGGCATCTACGACACCGCCGCGGCGCAGCCGATCCTGCGCGGCGGCGGCCCGGCGGACTATTTCGAGATCCGGCACGACAATCTGTTCAAGATGTTCCGGCCCCGCTGA